Proteins from a single region of Alternaria dauci strain A2016 chromosome 4, whole genome shotgun sequence:
- a CDS encoding 40S ribosomal protein uS4: MAPPRSYSKTYSVPRRPFESARLDTELKLVGEYGLRNKREVWRVQLTLSKIRRAARSLLTLDEKDPKRLFEGNALIRRLVRVGVLDESRMKLDYVLALKIEDFLERRLQTCVYKLGLAKSIHHARVLIRQRHIRVGKQIVNVPSFMVRLDSQKHIDFALTSPFGGGRPGRVRRKKAKAAEKGGDEDAGEEDEE; the protein is encoded by the exons ATGGCCCCTCCCCGCTCCTACTCGAAGACGTACAGCGTCCCCCGTCGTCCTTTCGAGTCCGCTCGTCT GGATACTGAGCTGAAGCTCGTCGGCGAGTATGGTCTCCGCAACAAGCGCGAGGTCTGGCGCGTCCAGTTGACTCTGTCCAAGATCCGTCGTGCCGCTCG TTCGCTTCTCACTCTCGACGAGAAGGACCCCAAGCGCCTCTTCGAGGGTAACGCCCTCATTCGCCGTCTCGTACGTGTCGGTGTCCTTGACGAGTCCCGCATGAAGCTCGATTACGTCTTGGCCCTTAAGATTGAGGACTTCTTGGAGCGCCGTCTCCAGACCTGTGTCTACAAGCTCGGTCTCGCCAAGTCCATCCACCACGCCCGTGTCCTCATCCGCCAGCGCCACATCCG CGTCGGAAAGCAGATCGTCAACGTTCCCTCCTTCATGGTCCGCCTCGACTCTCAGAAGCACATCGACTTCGCTCTGACTTCTCCATTCGGTGGCGGCCGCCCCGGCCGTGTCAGGAGGAAGAAGGCCAAGGCCGCTGAGAAGGGCGGTGACGAGGACGCCGgcgaggaggacgaggagtAG